TTGGAGATAAAGCAATATTAAGAAAACTAACATCATAATACTACTTCAATTTTACACTGTCAATATTTAAGTCATTAAAATACAAAAAGGGATTTCATATAAGCCAGTGTTTTAGAGGGAAAATTAAATTACAACCAGTACAGTCAACCCAGGAAAATTTTCTTCAGTTATACTCTGTTGTGACTCAAAAGGTTCTAACTCCAGCGGGTTGAGGGAGGGGATTACTGAATCTGGACAAAGTGCATGTGTTACAAAGCAGCACAACTTAAGCAATGTTCTAGGCAATGCAACATTATCTCCAACTTCATTGGATGTAAAGAAATTAATTCCAATATGCTAATGAATTCAATTTAATCATCCCCGCCTCAGAaatctgagaaataaatgttagaAATGACTTTATATGTATGCAAGATATAGAAGCATACCTAAATATATGAATGCACATATTAAATTTAAACCAAAGAGTATGCTGACCTAGAAATGACATCCCCCATTAAGTCTGGGAAAGTTCCAAAGCCAGAGAACCAGTCTACCCTCAATAAAAAGGAAATCTTTGACCTCTGATTTAATGTTTTCCTTCCATTGCTCAGTACAGATCTGCTACATCTCAATTACCCTTAAAGAAAGGTTTTTAGATTCATTCTTTGACAAACTGAATTGGAAAACAAACatattattctttcaaaacacCAATCCCCTAATTCACTTTCGATTTTCATTCGTGCCCACCGGATTAGCAGCTTTGGGGGGtcggggggagagggagaagagaagcaaaggagaaagggaagaaaaactgaTTCGTTagagaattaaattatttaatcttttttattacttGACCTACCATTGAGACAATCTATAACAAAAAGAAGAGGGTATATTAGCACACACAGTATAATCAGACTAGTGACCAGGAAACAATACAAAATGGTCCTTTGGCCATCTCTGCTTTCTAGAGCAGTGGAGCTCATAAATCCACTTACCAAGCCCAGAAATAATGACTTCTAAAGCCCAGAATATCCACTGAGACAAATGATGCCAGTCGTGATTTCTCATATAGACTGCACAAAGATAAGGCTTTAAATGTGATCATTTTTAAATTCAGACTTAAATTTTCTTAGATTAAAAACTACAAAAGGGAGTAAACAGCAAAGCCCAATGACTTAAGAACAAAACTCATTTAGAAATCAGTGTTATGAATCTAAATATACATGAGCatgattatatacatatatgaaactCTGCAAATTTATGGCATTCTAAATAATTTAGTTAAGTACAGTTTTGGCATTTAAACAAAGATCAAATCAAGCTTTAAGCTAATaagaacataatttttatttttaatcttttaaatataaaaagctaaACACAAAATACAGACCAGAAAATCCTCATTTAGTaaagattattttgaaaaataaaaaatttgaaataaggTGGCTTTCTATCCCacactaaaatgtaaataaaatctcTTTCCCAGATTTATACTCCAAACGTATTAACAACCCAAAAGCTGTTCaaatctatgaaaaaaatttaCCATGACCAATTTAAATTACctgggaaaggggaaggagaggggattaaaaaTCAGAGCCAGATGCACACAGATGGAAAAAATGCTTGCAGTCACCCCAATATAAccctatatattatataaatcacAATGCAAATAAAAGTGCCTACATTATGGAACTGTgaaattttgtttcaaaaaataacaataataaaaataaacagttggGTATCATTGGTGCACATGGAATAATGTAACAACACATAACCTTGATAAGGCtggaaaatactgaaataaagTTAAGACTCAAAACACTCGTTTACACAAAAAAGTTTGCCAGAGAAATAAGCTGGTAGATAGGAAAGCAGAACTTTTCAGAAGGATGGCCTTTTAGACCCATTTGAAACACAGACACAtcctaccccaccccccaacccaccATAAATTCTAGTTGATGTAAAAAGGGGAGGAAAGGTTAAAGCAAAGTAAAAAACTTCTTCCTAAATCTCCTGCCCCAGTGAATTTAGTGGGGCAAACCTCCCAACACTGAACTGTGTCCACCTGCCATTTCTCCCTTTAGCAAGCCCACCTCCATTTTGCGGTTACAACATTTAGTCTGTCTACTCCCAGTAAATCCAATCTCCTGGAATCAGTGCTTAAAGAGCATAAGAGATTATTATCCTGGCCTCAACTGAAGGATATACATTAACCAAAAACTCTAAGTTAACAACCAAGAGTGCAGACCTCAAATTCTTATTCTCAGTTCAGCATCTGACGGTCAACATTTGGCACGAGCTGGATAAAGGAAGGTGTAATCAGAATTTGTGAGCTGAGGCAGATGTAGTTAAATCATTACCCAATATTTGCAGCTTATGATTTGGTGTGAACCTTAAAAGGCAGGTAGGTATAGACAGCCACACCTCAACATATTTTAGAATTGGAGAGGAAACATTAAGAACAAGATAGAAACAAAACCAGGCAAAGTTGcttgacaaataaaaattcttgttaaaaagaaaaaaaaaaaaagaactgatcaTTTCCACCTGATAATTAGCAAAAATGGGCGTTTTTCCACCCTTAAACTAGTTTATATACAGGCAGATGTCTTTCTACTATACTAAGATTTTTCTATAGCTGTTTTTCCTAATCCTCAGAGCTTAATGAGAAATCGTTTATTCTATAAAGAAATATAGCATATATGGCCACAGTCTAGAATCTGCTTATGATAACAGGAAACTTCTGTCACTTGAAAGGCAATCTTGCACGGTTACATCATGACTCTACGGTAACTCATGTGGCGCAGGGTCTGCCCTCACCAGAAAGCATGGCACGCGCGGCCCAGGGTGAACACTAACACTGCACAGAGAGAAGCAGGAACAGCCAAGTCTCCACAGAactctttctatttatttaactgTGTATGAGCACTCAGTTAATGCTCCAAAATAAAAACGGTGCAATAAGAGCAACTTTTAACAGAAACCGACAAGAAGCTGCGATGCCAGTGGCCACGTGGTGCTGCAAAGAGGGGCCAGAGAGCAGTCTGCATGGGGAAGCCTGGACAGGGAGAGGCGGAAGGGAGGCACGGGAAGCAGGTTTCAGACGGACAGGGACACAAAACTGTTGTACTGCTGGATGTTCCGTTTGAGGATGTCCGAGCACGGGCCAAGAACACGTTCAAACCTCGGGCGGTCCAGCTTGACGCACTTCAGCGGGCCACGGGCAACCACGGTGGCAGCGCGAGGACGATTCATCAGCAGCGCGATTTCgcctggaggaggggaaagggcCGAGAGTAGGCTAGCTCCCTCAGAAACGCCTCCTGAGGGGCGCCCTCCGGGGAAAAGAAAACCCGTATTTTCCCTCCTAGTAACTCAGTACAGGCCACACTACATCTGCACCTCGGGGAAAAAACCAACTGACAGATATGAGACAATCAATAACTTAATTACTATCTGAGTCAAGGTCAAAATCTCATCCTCAGAGtcgaaaactaaaataaaaaataaaattcaggagaAGAAAAGACAAGATTATGAAAGACTGTGATAGCTCACTGAGAAGTGACTTACAGAAACTATGTGTTTATTGTGAGGAAATCCACATACCAAAATAATCAGAAGGCCCCAATCTTCCGACTTCAACAAATTCTTCATTTTCTGAACGACGCTGTAGCACAGCAGCTGAACCCTGTAACAAAATcaccaaaaagcaaaacacattAATACTTTCAAATCCTGGGTGGCATTTTAAATATCCTATGCAATTTTAGCtactctgcaaaaaaaaaaaaaaaaaggactcagcAGTTATTTCAAATCCTGTGTTCATGTGATAAAAGGTAATTGAAAACAGTCACTACAGGCTTGATGCTTATTTACCCCAGCAGTTCCTGCTAGGAGGTACTTCTCATCACACTGAGGTACTTCGAGGGTTCAGACTCAGGTTAGCAAACTGTAGAAGGAGGGCCAAATCCAAGCTCactgcttttataaataaaattttataggaACAATACACCAATTCATTTAGATACTGTCCATGGCTGCTTTCCCACTATGACAAGAGTTGAGTCTGCAACAGAAACACTATGGCTCATAAATGCCTAAATTACTTActgtctggtcctttacagaaagagTTCCTCGACCCTTGGTTTAAACAACACCGATTAGCATCTACTGAGCCACATTCACAACAAATCTGCTCTGTGGATCTCCTTGGCTGGCAAGAGTATCTGCTATACATTTCCATGGATTGTGACGATATAAAACATGGTAACATTTAGAATTTAAATACCTGCCTTTGATCCTTGTTTGCCAAATTAGCCCAAATGCATGATTTTAACAAGAACGGTGTAGTACATCACAGCCTGTGTGCTAAATGGCTGAGTTCTGTTTGGCTTCTGTGAGGAGAATTAATTTAAGTAGGTCAGAATCCGGCTATTACTTCATGCAAAGCCCTCATTTAAAATGTGGTGGCCTGGCTGAAAACCAAACGACGACATTTCAAAGggaatgataatttttaaataaaactgtttATCTTAAGAACGGTAGCTGTAAATGAGAACTGGTGCCCCCTAGTCCCCGCCCGGCGCTGCCCCATCTTTACCTCTAAAATAATGAAGAACTCATCTCCCGGCTCCCCCTGCACCACAATCTTCTGCCCGTCTTCAAACTGCACTGGTTCCAACGCATCAGCTACCGTGAGACGCTCCCACTTGTCCAGAGATTCTAAAAGACAGGAATCAAAAGAACTTCTCTGCATTATTTGGTATTttgctaaaaaaacaaaaggtatCAAGAAGTCAACCAAAATACTCTAGTAgtggctctaatccaatatggcACCTGTCTTCAACTACCTCTCATCTCACCAAAATCCTCCTGTTACTTACAGATGACCCTAGAGCCTTCTTTCAGTAGCCCAGTGGCCAGGTTAACCTATACCAACTGCATCCGATGGTACAGGGGTAAGAAAAATGTAATCGTTAAGTATTCCTAAAGACTGCCATcagtgcaaatcgaacctacaattACAGGACCCAAAAGTAATAGTTCCAGAGATTCAGAGAAATAATTTATCAATTTAAATCCTCAGTAGAATTAATTtacaaaaccaaaaagaataaCTAGAAAATAACTTTTGTTCCCAAAGGCCAAACTAACACCCAAGACACTAAACAAATGTAACCATTTCAGCGAAAGGACAAATAAGGGCAAAAAAGTCAATTCACTATAACAAAGCAACAACTCAAGACTATATTACCTTATAAAAATCGCCATTTCCCCTCCCGATGAAGGACAGCTTGTAATAATGTCTCTAAGTCCACATAACAAAATATGTAGAAATGCCTCCAATTACCCTACTTTACTCTAAATTTCCCCACACTTCTAGCATTTTTTCAGAGAAAGCAAGCAAATGACACCTATTCTTTCTACAGAGGAAATGCATTCTTGGAAATACTCACTTTCCTGAACCAATAAACTCACTGATGGAGCAACAGAGAAACAAGTCCCAGGGGGAATAACGGTGAAAGTCCACTCAGGAGAACACTTCcagtctttctgtctctccaggAGGAATAAGTAACACTTATTTCTAATTTAGAGGTCTGTCATATACTAGCAAATTAAACACACTTTAAAATTACTTCTAACTTAGTCAAACTTCAACTCTGCATTCCATGTGGTTTTTgttaccattaaaaaaagaaagagttgatAACTGGAGTAATCTTTATGAAATACAATCAGTTTCCTTAAGCATTACTAACACTTCAATttaacaattctccatgcaatCTTCCAGAACTTACCTAAAATAGACACTTTACTAAGAAACTCCTCATACATCTTGCGCTTTCTCAGCGTGCTTCcctataaatgaaaaaagaaagtgtaATTCACATAATGCTGTGGAGTAAGAAATACTGTTTCAAGTAAATGAACAACAACAGAGAAGTCAaagcttgctgctgctgcttgaTACATGattgtttttttcctgttgaaGATGGTAAGCCCTCTGTTCAGTTCAATCAAAAGCTCTTAGTAACTTGCTCCTAAAAGAAACACCAGGTATATGCCCAAAGAATTCACAAATTAGTGAAatgtcaaaaaagcaaacaatcagttctccaaaaaaacaaaacaaaaaaacaaaaacccaagtaATATATGTGACTACAGTCGAATATATTTCCAGCCCAGCGTCCTTTTCCACAACCTTGATCCtccacagaaggaaggaaatacaaCTGCTACCATATAAACAACATCCCACCCTGACAAAAAAAAGTACCGTAACCCCAAACTAAACCAAAATGTCTTATCTTCAAGGTTTGCTAAATATATATCTGGGGGACAGAAAGGGGGAAACACACAGTTCCTCTATAATAAACATCCCTTACACAGTAAATTGCCTTGGCAATTTATATACTTATAAAtctatatgtataatatgtatttatattatttaatatttataatatgtatcTATTACATAAGTATATACACAATAGATATACATATCTCCATCCCCCAGTCCAGAAAATTTTCTAAGTACGTCCAACCGCGTACTGTCAAACAGCCAGACATGTAATACACAAATTTAAGAAAGCCATTTAAGATGACTAATGCCATTTACTGGGACTTAAAACACCCAAGCTACTCCATAAATTTGTCAGAAAGTTCTGAGAGTCTAATTACATCAGCAGAACATTCCAGTGCTTTTATTACTTCGTTTATTCCTTTACAGTGAGAGGGGACATGAAACCTGCATCACTGCTAATCTCCTTTCCATTTAGAGAAGCTGATCGCTTCTGAGTAGCCTTCAATAACGTCATGCACTCGGAAGCAGCACCTCTCAGGCCGACTGTAATGTGTAAAGATCAGCTAAGGGAAGATGCACTGACTGACAAATGGAGAGATTCCCAAACATAAGCTGACCACTGCGTATACACATTTGTTTCCCATGTTATTTCTGGCCAAAGTTTTGCTCTAAAAGATCACTGTCTCAAACGGTATAATGAATAATGCTAAGTTGGGCTTAATACAAGCATTCAAtcgttaaaagtaaaaaatattctcattttaatgTGGTGATACTATTTAAACATTAGTTACACAGTCTGGATTGTGAGCCACACTCCAAAACCCATGTATCTTACCATAAGGATTCTTCTATAGCTGTCTCGGTCGATACCCCACAATTTCACATTTGTCTTTGCCTTGACAGTGGCTGCTCTGGGTGTTCCATAAATCAAAGCAAGTTCCCCAAagctccctccttccccaacaCTGGTTGCCCACTCATTGTTGACATAGACCTAAAATACAAAAGCATTGtttttttctacatagacaaatACGTAAGTATTAAAAACCTGCAAACCTTTTTAAGAGGTCAGAATCCtgaactttgttttaaaaaataaaatgtgttacatTTTCGGTACACAATGGAGCAAAACAGCTGACTTCTGACAATGAGTTAAGTTCAGAGTGTCTGTAATTTACCTAGTTTAATTATCTGATACGAAAAAGGTCCTCTGTAAGGATGACCAGGGCAAAAAAAGTGAACTAAGCATTAATATGAACCGTATGTATTTacagggcactgtgctaagcaagCATTTTACCTGCAGGAGGTACCGAGTTTTCTAATAATCTTATGCGAGCAACAAGACTTCCAGAACCAAGAAAGCTGTACCAAGTCTCCCAGCTCATGACCGGTCTAGActctccctgacacctgtcttattccacagcacacacacacgcctTAACCACTAATCTAGCAAAAGTTCTGAACTGTAGGTCTAGCTAAAGAAATTACCTTTAGAAAGTATCAGTGTCAGTAAAATATTTGGCAAAAGGAATCGAACATACAAGGATGTAACAGCCCTTCAGAAACGCTTAGAAGCAATGAATATCAACAAGTTGACTTTTAAGATTATCAACATATTTTTGCAATTATTAAATCTTACATCCATCTCTCCTTGATCAATCACATAGAAGTTATCCCCTTCATCACCTAAAAATgaggagagtaaaaaaaaaagttagaagcaTATTAATTAAAGAAGCACAAATCAAACcaaattaatgtaaaataatgaacTTATGTTAGAGAGGTGCTGTGAGAGAAGAGTTTACAAATTAACAgaacatttcaagaaaaaaagtccagcaatttattttaaaagtcataaaacTGAGTTTTTAGTCATCTCGTGGCGAAGAAtgcctctggaaaaaaaaaaaaaagccacttgtGTGTACAAAGACATTAAACATTACATCatctataacaacaacaaaacaaaaaacaactcaaataGTAAGCAATAAATATCAGATTGTCACTAAACAAGAAAACATATGGATTATGAAGACCCATGAAAATATCGAGagtaaataagaaaggaaaaaagagaggatacCAAAAGATGAGATCCATGTTACTATATATGGTCAAAAAAGGTAAGAATCAGCAGTAGAAGGCATAGAACCTTATAAAGAGATGGGCTAGATGATGAAGAATATAAgtgttttgcttattttctactttattttacttCGTAAGTGGTTAATAATCAATATAAAGGATATATGAAATATGTGTGGTTCTGGAATTCCATACAAAGTAAAAATGCATGAATTCCCTTTAACAGTTACCATAAACAAAACTATATCAGATGTTAGGGAAATATTAGTCCCTTAGGCAAGGTGTGCCTTTTAGCTCAGaagattttaattaaaagaaataagaaaatccaGTAGTGTAACAGAAGGAAAATGGTAGgcttaaagagaaaaacaaacttcaATAATAATAGTGCGTGCCATAAAAGCAGCAACCCTTACCTTGCTGAATAACAGTCTCTCCAGCAATAAAGGAAACCGGAAACATGGCATCAAAAATATCACTGCAAGGGAGAGAAGGCCTCGCGTTACATTTCATGTGCTGCTTCTGTGGATTTCAAACATTAACCTTAGAATTAAAGCTCCCAGATTTTCAGCCTGGATTGTTATCAGGTGAACAATTACTAAGAGCCTTAAAACTTGCAACAGTGATGAGACTAGTTTGGGACACCAACTGTACTGGAAAATAGTATAACAAAGTACCTGTACCTACCTTCTCTCATTATCATCAAGATGTGAAAACAGTACATTCTTTTCAATGGCTTTGGCTAAAGCAGCCATTGTCTTATAATCTTTTGGTATAACctaagaaagaacagaaagtcAAAATGACAATTCCATAAACCAAGACCACTTCATGTTTGCAACCTCAATTACAATGAAATGTCAAGCTACATTACGGTATTTAAACAAGGCTGCTTTGAGTTAAATCTTTTCAACACAACACTCTCACACTGTCTTTGATCCACaaagtactcaacaaatattgactCAATAATCCCCTTTGCCTACATCTAGGCCTGTGTTTAAAGGCTAGTATTTGGTTCCTAGTCAACAACTAAAGGAACAAACCAAAATCACCTTGCCCAAGGTGATTAGTGAGGCAAAACTAAGCATTTTATGACAACTGGTCATTTTCTAAACTGTGATCACGTACTGTTAGTCTCACAACCTCTTGCGAGCACAATTCTCTTCCCGCTTCAGGCTAACAGCGTAACTCGAAATGGCAGACTGGCTCTAAGAGCCAACTGAGACAAATGACGCTTGGGGGTAAAAGGTTGAAAGCCACAACATGAATTACAGGATGTCAAGAAACTGACACCATGATTCAAGAGAAAAAACTGCCTGCTCTTCTACTGCAAAACAACATGCAaaagaaaacccccaaaactcACTTATGCACTGTTTTATAATTACTGATAGTTATTTCCTGTGATGGCATGCTGTTACAGAAACCTGTTCCCCAAGTACCCAGGAACTGTCCAGGATAGAGTACGATCCACCCTGTTTGTGTTTTACTACTCAAAACAGTACACGCATTCATCAAAGGAGACTGGATGACTACCACGTGGGTCCCAAAACCATGTCCTCAGTGTTCAGATATCAAAACTACCTTCCTCACGTAGGATGCAGCATCCTCCTCCGTGTAGACCTCGGCACTGATGGCACCTCGTCGCCTCCGGCCCTTTACCGCTGGGTTCGGTGGAGGAGGAGAGATTTCATCCTCCCTCGAGTCTGCACGAGAGCTCGCTTTCTGCAGAGTCTGGATCTGTTTTGCCTCCTCCTGAAAACGATGGTAAGTTTATAAAATGAGACCCTTCAGCATGGCATTCTTCAGCTGGTATTCTCATACTCCAATGACGGTCCTTCTCAGTCACTTCAAATCTCTCCCTCTATTACCAAGGTGAAAGTTAAGGGGCAAAGGTCAATTACAAATGGGGGAAAAAGTGGAGAGTCAAGCTTGAGAAGAAATACCCTGGAAAGACTTTACTGTTTCTCAGAGGGTAACAGATGCTATATTTATTAATGAACAAAAGCCACTGGTACAGGGCACGTAACatgcaaataaaaaattatatactcATTATGATAATATACCGACAATGATTTGTAATGCACTCAACAGTAATGAACTGCAAAACAAAAGGCTGGTGAATTAGTGTGAGATCCCTGCCCCGCCCAAGAATGCCATCTAGGAATAATCACTCAGGCACAGCAAAGTGACAGAAGAATGTCTAGATTACTGTGTTACTCCATTAATTCAATATGTATTCTCTGGATCTGCCACGCCAAGTCTACACTAGGCAAGGGGAATATAAAAACCAAtaggagggt
Above is a genomic segment from Mesoplodon densirostris isolate mMesDen1 chromosome 18, mMesDen1 primary haplotype, whole genome shotgun sequence containing:
- the PRKAR1A gene encoding cAMP-dependent protein kinase type I-alpha regulatory subunit, with product MASGSTASEEERSLRECELYVQKHNIQALLKDSIVQLCTARPERPMAFLREYFERLEKEEAKQIQTLQKASSRADSREDEISPPPPNPAVKGRRRRGAISAEVYTEEDAASYVRKVIPKDYKTMAALAKAIEKNVLFSHLDDNERSDIFDAMFPVSFIAGETVIQQGDEGDNFYVIDQGEMDVYVNNEWATSVGEGGSFGELALIYGTPRAATVKAKTNVKLWGIDRDSYRRILMGSTLRKRKMYEEFLSKVSILESLDKWERLTVADALEPVQFEDGQKIVVQGEPGDEFFIILEGSAAVLQRRSENEEFVEVGRLGPSDYFGEIALLMNRPRAATVVARGPLKCVKLDRPRFERVLGPCSDILKRNIQQYNSFVSLSV